Proteins from a single region of Salvelinus fontinalis isolate EN_2023a chromosome 15, ASM2944872v1, whole genome shotgun sequence:
- the mideasb gene encoding mitotic deacetylase-associated SANT domain protein isoform X1 produces MLAMSLPPQQKPNSKRTGKRISFFNDQGVAMKETSSQQHPEGSYYALGAPASGPGPGQSEAAGTVSSTTSNPEAAHTGMYLNSVIFSPEKGDQSRGHYQQTVPMKWVHQDPAAQPHPPQRTGTGNWTQGVTMANWGQNFAPYLGGVGDSRSQVQNAFVKQQIREGPSPLQPQQPQPPSRAAEKQPQQQVVNPNSLPAGGEAYRDIMDVAKAHSLEWEQQHHTSQQQSQSQAFPQTLKPGALNAQQHSTSNPGGSSVLQPFQLAFGQPKQHLTAGYYQVFQGGNRTLPNLNYTQQPPQHPQPPQHPQPPQHPQPQQHPQPQQHPQPQQHPQPQQHPQPTQHPQPTQHPQPTQHPKLQQQLQQQEQQKIQQRQQQQILQQQQQMQQKHHQMQQKMVQQQQQKIQQQQIQQRIQQRRQIQQLQPQPQHVLEYYPSNQNPPTHPHPLSQPPVLVHSQETIPPPTPPDLKETSPDSPHIPPRTDPQFPHRETQLQPPQLQPRRSRRLSKEGGPPPVDNPFVIPSDGAQNGASEGPGGAPKVEEVHAAQLATTGVIQSTCRKLRVSQEVNLETLAQKASEMESLPPHIVKEEPQRPWSPQRPAPRRGTMERDSGSHSAKRPRDESMMPLVIPVSVPVRRPDTLSSSSSPDRAHSILGTGWPQRPSTLQDMTSMDRKPSVIVTRRRSLRNSLTESSGQNGGTQGGKDDDDDDGKKSKRRPRPEPLFIPPPKPGTFIAPPVYSSITPYQSHLRSPVRLIDNPLTMPPYTPPPILSPVRGGSGLYFSTFLSSAAAAVSSQGLPPPITPKSATRSLLRSNSVDITPPVLSAIGEATPVSIEPRINIGVRYQAEVPELRQRSAAKHDLHKAELVWAPLHDLEAKPGHHERVDDLMHLSCSSALHGGGTNQELVLHCLYECKGDIMGALAFLLLKTPVFPKDHRLGDYHYSGSDSWTSVERRYFNKGIAAYKKDFFMVQKLVSTKTVAQCVEFYYTCKKRVKIGRNGALIYGDTEPPESRSTDEELDLKGSQRLESRKEDEDDRKWEVSADRMQWGSSPSRMTQKVQATENAGAVLVLKSQEGSRRDQTSSRVSLPPQFPSSASSKPRPAPKTGTISGTKGPAGPEGEFPCKKCDRIFYKVKSRSAHMKSHAEQEKKAAALRQKEAEERAEAQAAAEAAALLAARQNGAREGNAAGGDSANDDSSDEDDDVEEDEDWH; encoded by the exons ATGCTAGCCATGAGTTTACCACCCCAGCAGAAACCCAACAGTAAGAGAACAGGCAAGCGCATCTCATTTTTCAACGACCAAGGAGTGGCGATGAAGGAGACGTCCTCTCAGCAGCATCCAGAAGGTTCTTACTACGCCCTTGGTGCCCCAGCCTCAGGGCCTGGTCCTGGGCAGAGTGAGGCTGCAGGCACCGTCTCCTCCACAACCTCCAACCCAGAGGCCGCCCATACTGGTATGTACCTCAACTCAGTGATATTCAGCCCAGAGAAAGGAGACCAGAGTCGGGGACATTACCAACAGACTGTACCCATGAAGTGGGTTCACCAGGACCCAGCAGCCCAACCGCATCCTCCACAAAGAACTGGGACTGGGAACTGGACACAGGGTGTCACTATGGCTAACTGGGGGCAGAACTTTGCTCCGTACCTAGGGGGTGTCGGTGACTCACGTTCCCAGGTCCAGAATGCCTTTGTCAAGCAGCAGATCCGTGAGGGGCCTTCACCCCTGCAACCACAGCAGCCCCAGCCCCCTAGTAGGGCTGCAGAGAAGCAGCCGCAGCAGCAGGTGGTTAACCCTAACtctctccctgctggaggagaggcCTACAGAGACATTATGGATGTGGCCAAGGCTCACAGTCTAGAGTGGGAACAGCAGCATCATActtcccaacagcagtcccagtcccaggcgtTTCCACAGACCCTTAAACCTGGTGCTCTAAACGCCCAGCAGCACAGCACATCCAACCCTGGGGGCAGCTCCGTGCTTCAGCCCTTCCAGCTCGCCTTCGGCCAGCCCAAGCAGCACCTAACGGCTGGCTACTACCAGGTATTTCAGGGGGGCAACAGGACTTTACCCAATCtgaactacacccaacaacccccacAGCATCCCCAACCGCCACAGCATCCCCAACCGCCACAGCATCCCCAACCCCAACAGCATCCCCAACCCCAACAGCATCCCCAACCCCAACAGCATCCCCAACCCCAACAGCATCCCCAACCCACACAGCATCCCCAACCCACACAGCATCCCCAACCCACACAGCATCCTAAGCTCCAGCAGCAGCTGCAACAACAGGAGCAGCAGAAAATACAGCAACGTCAACAGCAACAAATattacagcaacaacaacaaatgcaACAAAAACACCATCAGATGCAGCAGAAAATGGTTCAGCAGCAACAGCAGAAAATACAACAGCAGCAAATACAGCAACGAATACAACAACGACGCCAAATACAGCAATTGCAGCCACAACCACAACATGTACTAGAATATTACCCCAGCAACCAGAACCCACCTACCCACCCACATCCTCTCTCCCAGCCGCCCGTGTTGGTTCACTCCCAGGAGACCATTCCTCCACCAACCCCCCCAGACCTCAAGGAGACGTCCCCAGACTCTCCACACATTCCCCCCCGCACAGATCCCCAGTTCCCCCACAGAGAGACGCAGCTCCAACCTCCCCAGCTGCAGCCTCGACGGTCCAGGAGACTCTCCAAGGAAGGTGGACCACCACCAGTTGACAACCCTTTTGTAATCCCATCTGATGGGGCCCAGAACGGGGCCTCTGAAGGGCCAGGTGGAGCCCCCAAGGTGGAAGAGGTCCACGCTGCCCAGTTGGCCACTACAGGGGTCATTCAAAGCACATGCAGGAAACTAAGGGTTTCCCAGGAGGTTAACCTGGAGACACTGGCCCAGAAAGCCTCAGAGATGGAGTCACTACCGCCACACATCGTCAAG GAGGAGCCCCAAAGACCCTGGAGCCCCCAAAGACCAGCGCCACGGCGAGGGACCATGGAAAGAGATTCAGGAAGCCACAGCGCCAAGCGACCTCGTGATGAGAGCATGATGCCCCTGGTCATCCCTGTGTCAGTCCCCGTACGGAGGCCAGACACCCTCTCGTCCTCATCCTCCCCAGACAGGGCGCACTCTATCCTGGGCACAGGCTGGCCACAGCGCCCCTCCACGCTCCAGGACATGACCAGCATGGACCGCAAACCCTCCGTCATCGTCACCCGCCGACGATCGCTCAGGAACTCTCTGACGGAAAGCTCAGGACAG AACGGCGGAACCCAGGGAGGGaaggacgacgacgacgacgacggaAAAAAGTCCAAACGGCGTCCCCGGCCCGAACCTCTCTTCATCCCGCCACCCAAACCTGGCACCTTCATCGCCCCTCCTGTCTACTCCAGCATCACTCCCTACCAGAGCCACCTCCGCTCCCCTGTCCGGCTGATTGACAACCCCCTGACCATGCCCCCCTACACCCCCCCGCCCATCCTCAGCCCTGTGAGAGGGGGATCAGGTCTCTacttctctaccttcctctcctctgctgcaGCTGCTGTCTCCAGCCAGGGTCTGCCTCCACCCATAACACCCAAATCAGCCACACGCAGCCTGCTGAGATCCA acaGCGTTGACATAACcccaccagtcctctctgcaatCGGCGAGGCCACTCCAGTCAGTATAGAACC GCGTATAAACATCGGCGTCCGGTACCAGGCAGAGGTTCCAGAGCTGAGGCAGCGTTCAGCGGCCAAACACGACCTTCACAAGGCTGAGCTGGTCTGGGCTCCTCTCCACGACCTGGAGGCTAAACCTGGACACCATGAGAGAG tggaTGACCTCATGCACCTGTCATGCTCCAGCGCTCTGCACGGAGGAGGGACCAATCAGGAGCTGGTGCTGCACTGCCTGTACGAGTGCAAGGGTGACATCATG GGAGCGTTGGCCTTCCTGCTGTTGAAAACCCCCGTCTTCCCTAAGGACCACCGCCTCGGAGACTACCACTACTCAG ggtcagACAGCTGGACCTCAGTAGAGAGACGTTACTTCAACAAAGGGATCGCTGCCTATAAGAAAGACTTCTTCATGGTCCAGAAACTG GTGAGCACGAAGACGGTGGCTCAGTGTGTGGAGTTCTACTACACCTGTAAGAAACGGGTAAAGATCGGGCGGAACGGCGCTCTGATCTACGGAGACACAGAGCCACCTGAGAGCAGGAGCACCGACGAGGAGCTGGACCTCAAA GGCTCTCAGAGATTAGAATCTCGGAAGGAAGACGAAGATGACAGGAAGTGGGAGGTGTCAGCTGACAGGATGCAGTGGGGCTCCAGTCCAAGCAGGATGACACAGAAGGTACAGGCCACTGAGAAC GCTGGAGCAGTCCTGGTGTTGAAGAGTCAGGAGGGCTCGAGGAGAGACCAGACGTCGTCCCGTGTCAGTCTCCCTCCTCAGTTCCCTTCCAGCGCCTCCTCGAAACCACGACCGGCCCCCAAGACCGGGACCATATCAGGGACCAAGGGCCCTGCCGGACCAGAGGGAGAGTTCCCCTGCAAGAAGTGTGACAG GATCTTCTACAAGGTGAAGAGCCGCAGTGCCCACATGAAGAGCCACGCGGAGCAAGAGAAGAAGGCCGCAGCGCTGAGGCAGAAGGAGGCGGAGGAGAGGGCAGAGGCCCAGGCAGCAGCAGAAGCTGCAGCGTTACTGGCCGCGCGGCAGAACGGGGCACGGGAGGGGAACGCAGCTGGAGGAGACAGCGCTAACGATGACTCATCTGACGAAGACGATGACGTCGAGGAAGATGAGGACTGGCACTGA
- the mideasb gene encoding mitotic deacetylase-associated SANT domain protein isoform X2 has translation MLAMSLPPQQKPNSKRTGKRISFFNDQGVAMKETSSQQHPEGSYYALGAPASGPGPGQSEAAGTVSSTTSNPEAAHTGMYLNSVIFSPEKGDQSRGHYQQTVPMKWVHQDPAAQPHPPQRTGTGNWTQGVTMANWGQNFAPYLGGVGDSRSQVQNAFVKQQIREGPSPLQPQQPQPPSRAAEKQPQQQVVNPNSLPAGGEAYRDIMDVAKAHSLEWEQQHHTSQQQSQSQAFPQTLKPGALNAQQHSTSNPGGSSVLQPFQLAFGQPKQHLTAGYYQVFQGGNRTLPNLNYTQQPPQHPQPPQHPQPPQHPQPQQHPQPQQHPQPQQHPQPQQHPQPTQHPQPTQHPQPTQHPKLQQQLQQQEQQKIQQRQQQQILQQQQQMQQKHHQMQQKMVQQQQQKIQQQQIQQRIQQRRQIQQLQPQPQHVLEYYPSNQNPPTHPHPLSQPPVLVHSQETIPPPTPPDLKETSPDSPHIPPRTDPQFPHRETQLQPPQLQPRRSRRLSKEGGPPPVDNPFVIPSDGAQNGASEGPGGAPKVEEVHAAQLATTGVIQSTCRKLRVSQEVNLETLAQKASEMESLPPHIVKEEPQRPWSPQRPAPRRGTMERDSGSHSAKRPRDESMMPLVIPVSVPVRRPDTLSSSSSPDRAHSILGTGWPQRPSTLQDMTSMDRKPSVIVTRRRSLRNSLTESSGQNGGTQGGKDDDDDDGKKSKRRPRPEPLFIPPPKPGTFIAPPVYSSITPYQSHLRSPVRLIDNPLTMPPYTPPPILSPVRGGSGLYFSTFLSSAAAAVSSQGLPPPITPKSATRSLLRSNSVDITPPVLSAIGEATPVSIEPRINIGVRYQAEVPELRQRSAAKHDLHKAELVWAPLHDLEAKPGHHERVDDLMHLSCSSALHGGGTNQELVLHCLYECKGDIMGALAFLLLKTPVFPKDHRLGDYHYSGSDSWTSVERRYFNKGIAAYKKDFFMVQKLVSTKTVAQCVEFYYTCKKRVKIGRNGALIYGDTEPPESRSTDEELDLKGSQRLESRKEDEDDRKWEVSADRMQWGSSPSRMTQKAGAVLVLKSQEGSRRDQTSSRVSLPPQFPSSASSKPRPAPKTGTISGTKGPAGPEGEFPCKKCDRIFYKVKSRSAHMKSHAEQEKKAAALRQKEAEERAEAQAAAEAAALLAARQNGAREGNAAGGDSANDDSSDEDDDVEEDEDWH, from the exons ATGCTAGCCATGAGTTTACCACCCCAGCAGAAACCCAACAGTAAGAGAACAGGCAAGCGCATCTCATTTTTCAACGACCAAGGAGTGGCGATGAAGGAGACGTCCTCTCAGCAGCATCCAGAAGGTTCTTACTACGCCCTTGGTGCCCCAGCCTCAGGGCCTGGTCCTGGGCAGAGTGAGGCTGCAGGCACCGTCTCCTCCACAACCTCCAACCCAGAGGCCGCCCATACTGGTATGTACCTCAACTCAGTGATATTCAGCCCAGAGAAAGGAGACCAGAGTCGGGGACATTACCAACAGACTGTACCCATGAAGTGGGTTCACCAGGACCCAGCAGCCCAACCGCATCCTCCACAAAGAACTGGGACTGGGAACTGGACACAGGGTGTCACTATGGCTAACTGGGGGCAGAACTTTGCTCCGTACCTAGGGGGTGTCGGTGACTCACGTTCCCAGGTCCAGAATGCCTTTGTCAAGCAGCAGATCCGTGAGGGGCCTTCACCCCTGCAACCACAGCAGCCCCAGCCCCCTAGTAGGGCTGCAGAGAAGCAGCCGCAGCAGCAGGTGGTTAACCCTAACtctctccctgctggaggagaggcCTACAGAGACATTATGGATGTGGCCAAGGCTCACAGTCTAGAGTGGGAACAGCAGCATCATActtcccaacagcagtcccagtcccaggcgtTTCCACAGACCCTTAAACCTGGTGCTCTAAACGCCCAGCAGCACAGCACATCCAACCCTGGGGGCAGCTCCGTGCTTCAGCCCTTCCAGCTCGCCTTCGGCCAGCCCAAGCAGCACCTAACGGCTGGCTACTACCAGGTATTTCAGGGGGGCAACAGGACTTTACCCAATCtgaactacacccaacaacccccacAGCATCCCCAACCGCCACAGCATCCCCAACCGCCACAGCATCCCCAACCCCAACAGCATCCCCAACCCCAACAGCATCCCCAACCCCAACAGCATCCCCAACCCCAACAGCATCCCCAACCCACACAGCATCCCCAACCCACACAGCATCCCCAACCCACACAGCATCCTAAGCTCCAGCAGCAGCTGCAACAACAGGAGCAGCAGAAAATACAGCAACGTCAACAGCAACAAATattacagcaacaacaacaaatgcaACAAAAACACCATCAGATGCAGCAGAAAATGGTTCAGCAGCAACAGCAGAAAATACAACAGCAGCAAATACAGCAACGAATACAACAACGACGCCAAATACAGCAATTGCAGCCACAACCACAACATGTACTAGAATATTACCCCAGCAACCAGAACCCACCTACCCACCCACATCCTCTCTCCCAGCCGCCCGTGTTGGTTCACTCCCAGGAGACCATTCCTCCACCAACCCCCCCAGACCTCAAGGAGACGTCCCCAGACTCTCCACACATTCCCCCCCGCACAGATCCCCAGTTCCCCCACAGAGAGACGCAGCTCCAACCTCCCCAGCTGCAGCCTCGACGGTCCAGGAGACTCTCCAAGGAAGGTGGACCACCACCAGTTGACAACCCTTTTGTAATCCCATCTGATGGGGCCCAGAACGGGGCCTCTGAAGGGCCAGGTGGAGCCCCCAAGGTGGAAGAGGTCCACGCTGCCCAGTTGGCCACTACAGGGGTCATTCAAAGCACATGCAGGAAACTAAGGGTTTCCCAGGAGGTTAACCTGGAGACACTGGCCCAGAAAGCCTCAGAGATGGAGTCACTACCGCCACACATCGTCAAG GAGGAGCCCCAAAGACCCTGGAGCCCCCAAAGACCAGCGCCACGGCGAGGGACCATGGAAAGAGATTCAGGAAGCCACAGCGCCAAGCGACCTCGTGATGAGAGCATGATGCCCCTGGTCATCCCTGTGTCAGTCCCCGTACGGAGGCCAGACACCCTCTCGTCCTCATCCTCCCCAGACAGGGCGCACTCTATCCTGGGCACAGGCTGGCCACAGCGCCCCTCCACGCTCCAGGACATGACCAGCATGGACCGCAAACCCTCCGTCATCGTCACCCGCCGACGATCGCTCAGGAACTCTCTGACGGAAAGCTCAGGACAG AACGGCGGAACCCAGGGAGGGaaggacgacgacgacgacgacggaAAAAAGTCCAAACGGCGTCCCCGGCCCGAACCTCTCTTCATCCCGCCACCCAAACCTGGCACCTTCATCGCCCCTCCTGTCTACTCCAGCATCACTCCCTACCAGAGCCACCTCCGCTCCCCTGTCCGGCTGATTGACAACCCCCTGACCATGCCCCCCTACACCCCCCCGCCCATCCTCAGCCCTGTGAGAGGGGGATCAGGTCTCTacttctctaccttcctctcctctgctgcaGCTGCTGTCTCCAGCCAGGGTCTGCCTCCACCCATAACACCCAAATCAGCCACACGCAGCCTGCTGAGATCCA acaGCGTTGACATAACcccaccagtcctctctgcaatCGGCGAGGCCACTCCAGTCAGTATAGAACC GCGTATAAACATCGGCGTCCGGTACCAGGCAGAGGTTCCAGAGCTGAGGCAGCGTTCAGCGGCCAAACACGACCTTCACAAGGCTGAGCTGGTCTGGGCTCCTCTCCACGACCTGGAGGCTAAACCTGGACACCATGAGAGAG tggaTGACCTCATGCACCTGTCATGCTCCAGCGCTCTGCACGGAGGAGGGACCAATCAGGAGCTGGTGCTGCACTGCCTGTACGAGTGCAAGGGTGACATCATG GGAGCGTTGGCCTTCCTGCTGTTGAAAACCCCCGTCTTCCCTAAGGACCACCGCCTCGGAGACTACCACTACTCAG ggtcagACAGCTGGACCTCAGTAGAGAGACGTTACTTCAACAAAGGGATCGCTGCCTATAAGAAAGACTTCTTCATGGTCCAGAAACTG GTGAGCACGAAGACGGTGGCTCAGTGTGTGGAGTTCTACTACACCTGTAAGAAACGGGTAAAGATCGGGCGGAACGGCGCTCTGATCTACGGAGACACAGAGCCACCTGAGAGCAGGAGCACCGACGAGGAGCTGGACCTCAAA GGCTCTCAGAGATTAGAATCTCGGAAGGAAGACGAAGATGACAGGAAGTGGGAGGTGTCAGCTGACAGGATGCAGTGGGGCTCCAGTCCAAGCAGGATGACACAGAAG GCTGGAGCAGTCCTGGTGTTGAAGAGTCAGGAGGGCTCGAGGAGAGACCAGACGTCGTCCCGTGTCAGTCTCCCTCCTCAGTTCCCTTCCAGCGCCTCCTCGAAACCACGACCGGCCCCCAAGACCGGGACCATATCAGGGACCAAGGGCCCTGCCGGACCAGAGGGAGAGTTCCCCTGCAAGAAGTGTGACAG GATCTTCTACAAGGTGAAGAGCCGCAGTGCCCACATGAAGAGCCACGCGGAGCAAGAGAAGAAGGCCGCAGCGCTGAGGCAGAAGGAGGCGGAGGAGAGGGCAGAGGCCCAGGCAGCAGCAGAAGCTGCAGCGTTACTGGCCGCGCGGCAGAACGGGGCACGGGAGGGGAACGCAGCTGGAGGAGACAGCGCTAACGATGACTCATCTGACGAAGACGATGACGTCGAGGAAGATGAGGACTGGCACTGA